One genomic window of Borreliella burgdorferi B31 includes the following:
- a CDS encoding GldG family protein: MKNKENEVLNLTLNLTIIFLIFCNISIXIFKIDFTKHKAFTISKVTKNLFSSANETIYITYYNSGSLENYFAFPNQIKNFLISFSDASKCKVIYKEIDADKISTPLEHIGIPSQQIDLRDINQLSILKIYSGIEIIYEGKREVIPVVTEISNLEYDLANGLDKLINNTKKVLGLAFGDSTLKEAHKNFSEIMKKAFGIEIKEIDLKTEKLEDIRKDINGLFIIGAKEIDEEIAKKIDDFIVNDGKIFVATSTIDYNPQNPYGITPIKSSLFDLFESYGIKYNDNIILDKRAPTIFLGGNFQTYYPWILIDKSNIVKKDMPLLKNFYTATIPWSSSLELIKKDETEVKFLPLFASSKQSWQVKEPNLSNISLNAFEVPNKFEENKTKILGYAIEGKIKSPYKDQYSKNSKIILTGSSMIFSDYMYNGSPSNFELSGRISDYLMQKEEFFNIKSREVRAKLKFASSSNEMVNAKFSLIIVNLIILPTIILIFGLVRFTRKRKAN, encoded by the coding sequence ATGAAAAACAAAGAAAATGAAGTTTTAAACCTAACTTTGAACCTTACAATAATCTTTTTGATTTTTTGTAATATATCTATTTYCATTTTTAAAATAGACTTTACAAAACACAAAGCTTTTACAATATCTAAAGTTACAAAAAATTTGTTCTCAAGTGCAAATGAAACAATATATATAACATATTACAATTCAGGAAGCCTTGAAAACTATTTTGCTTTTCCAAACCAAATAAAAAATTTTTTAATAAGTTTTTCTGATGCTTCAAAATGTAAGGTAATTTATAAAGAAATTGACGCTGATAAAATTTCAACACCATTAGAGCACATTGGTATTCCCTCTCAGCAAATCGACTTAAGAGATATTAATCAGCTTTCAATACTCAAAATATACTCAGGAATTGAGATTATTTACGAGGGAAAAAGAGAAGTAATACCGGTTGTAACAGAAATCAGCAATCTAGAATATGACCTTGCAAATGGACTTGACAAACTAATAAATAATACCAAAAAAGTTTTAGGACTTGCTTTTGGAGACAGCACTTTAAAAGAAGCACATAAAAACTTTTCCGAAATAATGAAAAAAGCATTTGGAATTGAAATAAAAGAAATAGATTTAAAAACTGAAAAATTAGAAGACATTAGAAAAGATATAAATGGATTATTCATTATTGGCGCTAAAGAAATTGACGAAGAAATTGCAAAAAAAATTGACGATTTTATTGTTAATGATGGAAAAATATTTGTTGCAACAAGCACAATTGACTACAATCCTCAAAATCCATATGGCATAACTCCTATTAAATCCAGCCTATTTGATCTATTTGAAAGTTATGGGATAAAATACAACGATAATATTATTCTTGATAAAAGAGCGCCCACAATCTTTTTGGGTGGCAATTTCCAAACTTACTATCCATGGATCTTAATAGACAAAAGCAATATTGTAAAAAAAGACATGCCATTGCTTAAAAATTTTTATACCGCTACAATTCCTTGGAGCAGCTCATTAGAACTTATAAAAAAAGATGAAACAGAAGTAAAATTTTTACCTCTATTTGCAAGTTCCAAACAATCATGGCAAGTTAAAGAACCTAACCTTTCAAACATATCTTTGAATGCATTTGAAGTTCCAAATAAATTTGAAGAGAATAAAACTAAAATACTAGGATATGCAATTGAAGGAAAAATTAAAAGTCCTTATAAAGATCAATATTCCAAAAATTCTAAAATAATCCTAACAGGATCAAGCATGATATTTAGCGATTATATGTACAACGGGTCTCCATCAAACTTTGAACTATCAGGAAGAATTTCGGATTATTTAATGCAAAAGGAAGAATTTTTTAATATTAAGTCCAGAGAGGTACGAGCTAAATTAAAATTTGCAAGCTCTTCAAACGAAATGGTCAATGCAAAGTTTTCATTAATAATTGTTAACTTAATTATTCTTCCAACAATAATATTAATATTTGGACTTGTTAGATTTACTAGAAAAAGAAAAGCAAATTAA
- a CDS encoding ABC transporter permease, with translation MKIDLKQSLSLSKKELKILFGTPTAYVVMLFFLIFINFSFIFLSGFFIKDNASLTSYFSSMPIILMLVLPALSMGVFSEEHKTGSIELLYALPLSPQEIVLGKFITLKIFTLILFSLTLPLTIMTIFMGEFDLGIILLQYLGIILYSLSVLSMGTFISSITKSQIVSYILTVFTLILILFSGKLVMIFGKENIIGEILNFVSITNHFSYFNMGILNLSDFIYFITFTVTFLILSTHSITLKKWR, from the coding sequence ATGAAAATAGATTTAAAGCAATCTTTATCGCTTTCTAAAAAAGAACTAAAAATATTATTTGGAACCCCAACTGCATACGTTGTGATGCTATTTTTTTTAATATTCATAAACTTTTCATTTATTTTTTTATCAGGATTTTTTATTAAAGACAATGCATCTCTTACCTCTTATTTCTCTTCAATGCCTATTATTTTAATGTTGGTACTGCCAGCACTTAGCATGGGAGTATTCTCAGAAGAACACAAAACAGGAAGCATTGAACTTCTTTATGCTCTACCGCTAAGTCCTCAAGAGATAGTCTTGGGCAAATTTATTACGCTTAAAATATTTACCTTAATACTATTCTCACTTACCCTACCTCTTACAATAATGACAATTTTCATGGGCGAATTTGATCTTGGGATAATATTGCTTCAATATCTAGGAATAATTCTTTATTCTCTTTCTGTGCTAAGCATGGGAACATTTATATCCTCCATTACAAAAAGCCAAATAGTCTCTTACATTCTTACCGTATTTACACTGATATTAATACTATTTTCTGGGAAATTGGTTATGATCTTTGGAAAAGAAAATATAATAGGAGAAATACTTAATTTTGTTTCAATAACCAATCACTTTAGCTATTTTAATATGGGTATATTAAACTTATCAGACTTTATTTATTTTATTACATTCACAGTCACATTTCTAATACTAAGCACACACAGCATAACACTAAAAAAATGGAGATAA
- a CDS encoding ABC transporter ATP-binding protein, which translates to MINVEKVTKMYGPFTALFNVSFKVEEGEVLGILGPNGAGKSTLIKILTSFHYPSKGNVKIFGKDIVEHSKEILQQIGYVPEKLALYPELSVKEYLKFISEIKGVKKLKKEIDRVISIFKLKEVEDKLISQLSKGFRQRVGIAGALINNPKLVILDEPTNGLDPNQIIEFKEFLRELAKESTILFSSHILSEVESICKRIIIVNNGVIVADDTKENIIKNKLKEIEIELIVSKKSENEKKIFNSKNDIFSLIKLEEHEKDLNISLKLSQGKTEEDLFSYIVKNNIILKAMIPKHESLEKIFSKLTKEREK; encoded by the coding sequence ATGATAAATGTAGAAAAAGTTACTAAAATGTATGGGCCATTTACAGCACTATTTAATGTTAGCTTTAAGGTTGAAGAAGGCGAAGTACTTGGTATACTTGGCCCAAACGGAGCCGGAAAGTCCACATTAATCAAAATCTTAACATCATTTCATTATCCAAGCAAAGGTAATGTAAAAATTTTTGGAAAAGACATTGTAGAGCATTCGAAAGAAATACTACAGCAAATAGGATATGTTCCTGAAAAACTAGCTCTTTATCCAGAGCTTTCTGTTAAAGAATATTTAAAGTTTATATCAGAAATAAAAGGTGTTAAAAAATTAAAAAAAGAAATTGACAGAGTAATAAGCATATTCAAATTAAAAGAGGTTGAAGATAAGCTGATTTCTCAACTTTCAAAAGGATTTAGACAAAGAGTAGGAATAGCTGGCGCTTTAATAAACAATCCTAAACTTGTAATACTTGATGAGCCAACAAACGGTCTTGATCCAAATCAAATAATTGAATTTAAAGAATTTTTAAGAGAACTTGCAAAAGAAAGTACAATATTATTCTCTTCGCACATACTAAGCGAAGTAGAATCTATTTGTAAAAGAATAATTATTGTCAACAACGGAGTAATTGTTGCTGATGACACAAAAGAAAATATTATTAAAAATAAACTTAAAGAGATTGAAATAGAATTAATAGTTTCAAAAAAATCTGAAAATGAGAAAAAAATTTTCAACAGCAAAAATGATATTTTTTCATTAATAAAGCTTGAAGAACACGAAAAAGACTTAAATATTTCATTAAAACTATCTCAAGGCAAAACAGAAGAAGATCTCTTTAGCTACATAGTAAAAAATAATATAATCTTAAAAGCAATGATTCCAAAACATGAAAGCCTTGAAAAGATATTTAGCAAATTAACCAAGGAGAGAGAAAAATGA
- a CDS encoding ribonuclease Z: MGFNINIIGTGGTRPLHNRYLSSVLIEYDGDNFLFDCGEGTQMSLRKQKISWQKIKMICITHLHADHITGLLGIVMLMSQSGETRKEPLIIAGPVGIKNYTQANINMLKIYKNYEIIYKEIIIDKTEKIIYEDKTKKIEYTKLKHSIECVGYLFIEKDKPGKFNTEKAEELNIPKGPIRKALQDGKEILVNGKIIKPSEILGKSKKGLKVAYITDTGYFKELIQQIKNFNLVIIESTFKNELKKEADKKLHLTAGGAANIVKQAKVLQTGLIHFSERYTLRKDLENLLKEAKLEHPDGEIFLTRDGMRLEANKNNFIIK; this comes from the coding sequence TTGGGATTTAATATTAATATCATAGGAACTGGAGGAACAAGGCCACTCCACAATAGATATTTGTCATCCGTACTAATCGAATACGATGGAGATAACTTTTTGTTCGATTGTGGTGAAGGAACCCAAATGTCTTTAAGGAAACAAAAAATATCCTGGCAAAAAATAAAAATGATTTGCATTACACACTTACATGCTGACCACATCACGGGACTACTTGGAATAGTAATGCTAATGTCACAAAGTGGAGAAACAAGAAAAGAACCATTAATAATCGCTGGACCTGTTGGAATAAAAAACTATACACAAGCTAATATAAATATGCTTAAAATATATAAAAACTATGAAATAATTTATAAAGAAATAATCATAGATAAAACCGAAAAAATAATATATGAAGATAAAACAAAAAAAATTGAATACACTAAACTAAAACATTCAATAGAATGTGTTGGATATTTATTTATAGAAAAAGATAAACCCGGCAAATTCAACACAGAAAAAGCAGAAGAGCTAAATATTCCTAAAGGGCCTATTAGAAAAGCCCTACAAGATGGAAAAGAAATATTGGTAAACGGAAAAATTATAAAGCCATCAGAAATACTTGGAAAATCTAAAAAAGGACTAAAAGTTGCATACATTACAGATACTGGTTATTTTAAAGAACTCATACAGCAAATCAAAAATTTTAACCTTGTAATAATTGAGAGCACATTTAAAAATGAGCTAAAAAAAGAAGCCGATAAAAAACTTCACTTAACAGCTGGCGGGGCTGCAAATATTGTCAAGCAAGCAAAAGTTTTACAAACAGGACTTATCCATTTTAGTGAAAGATATACATTAAGAAAAGATCTTGAAAACTTACTAAAGGAGGCAAAATTGGAACATCCAGACGGAGAAATTTTTTTAACAAGAGATGGAATGAGGCTTGAAGCAAACAAAAATAACTTTATTATTAAATAG
- a CDS encoding NAD(P)/FAD-dependent oxidoreductase, which produces MHHEFAVIGGGIAGSTVAYELLKRNKKVILFDNEDTKATMVAGGLINPIMGRKMNIAWKEPHIFEFAKNYYQEIEKTIKSKFFIEKNIFRPFTTENQKNELIDKLENNKNITNFILKIQDGKTYNFSNDSNGGMIIKGARVNTKTYIKNIKKYLIEKNSYISKNINENKIKLGESFFKIEDFKFEKLIFAKGYKEKLKGFFSYLPFEPAKGEIIILECKKLNFKEIYNRHISLIHLKGNKFYLGGTYEWNTWNTLTNEWAKLELLKKFKKITNLKCKVIAQKAHIRPSTLDREPFLGEHPKHKNIFILNGFGTRGVSMAPYLSNLLVNNIEKIDKIPNHYNIKRYAKYYNILDHS; this is translated from the coding sequence ATGCACCATGAATTTGCGGTTATCGGAGGGGGAATAGCGGGAAGCACCGTTGCTTACGAACTGCTTAAAAGAAATAAAAAAGTAATTCTTTTTGATAATGAAGATACAAAAGCAACAATGGTAGCGGGCGGGCTTATTAATCCTATTATGGGTAGAAAAATGAACATTGCCTGGAAAGAACCACATATTTTTGAATTTGCAAAAAACTACTATCAAGAAATTGAAAAAACCATTAAATCCAAATTTTTTATAGAAAAAAATATCTTTAGACCCTTTACTACTGAAAATCAAAAAAATGAACTGATTGATAAACTTGAAAATAATAAAAACATAACAAACTTTATTTTAAAAATACAAGATGGAAAAACTTACAATTTCTCAAACGACTCTAACGGCGGAATGATAATAAAAGGCGCCAGGGTTAATACAAAAACATATATAAAAAATATTAAAAAATACTTAATCGAAAAAAATTCTTACATAAGCAAAAATATAAACGAAAATAAAATTAAACTTGGAGAAAGTTTTTTCAAAATAGAAGATTTTAAATTTGAAAAATTAATATTTGCAAAAGGGTATAAAGAAAAACTCAAAGGATTTTTTTCTTATCTCCCATTTGAGCCTGCAAAAGGCGAAATCATTATATTAGAATGCAAAAAATTAAACTTTAAAGAGATTTACAATAGACACATATCTTTAATTCACTTAAAAGGCAATAAATTTTACCTTGGAGGCACTTACGAATGGAACACTTGGAATACACTTACAAATGAATGGGCAAAATTAGAGCTATTGAAAAAATTTAAAAAAATAACAAATCTAAAATGCAAGGTCATTGCTCAAAAAGCACATATAAGGCCTTCAACTCTTGATAGAGAACCTTTCTTGGGAGAACATCCTAAGCATAAAAATATCTTTATATTAAATGGTTTTGGAACAAGGGGCGTATCTATGGCTCCATACTTATCTAATTTATTAGTTAATAATATTGAAAAAATTGACAAAATTCCAAATCATTACAATATTAAAAGATATGCAAAATATTACAATATTTTGGATCATTCTTAA
- a CDS encoding ATP-dependent Clp protease proteolytic subunit, with product MTGKEDNDACVLHDKSLKLVLKSRSIVIAGEITKDVSRLFQEKILLLEALDFKKPIFVYIDSEGGDIDAGFAIFNMIRFVKPKVFTVGVGLVASAAALIFLAAKLENRFSLPFARYLLHQPLSGFKGVATDIEIYTNELNKVKKELNNIISKETGQKISKIEKDTDRDFWLDSSAAKKYGLVFEVVETKYQLEEFISA from the coding sequence ATGACCGGGAAAGAAGATAATGATGCTTGTGTTTTGCATGATAAATCATTGAAGTTAGTTTTAAAGAGCAGATCAATAGTTATTGCTGGTGAGATTACCAAGGATGTTTCCAGGCTTTTTCAGGAAAAAATATTATTGCTAGAGGCTCTAGATTTTAAAAAGCCTATATTTGTGTATATTGATTCAGAAGGAGGCGACATTGATGCTGGATTTGCTATTTTTAATATGATTCGCTTTGTTAAGCCTAAAGTTTTTACAGTTGGAGTAGGGCTTGTTGCTAGCGCTGCTGCTTTAATTTTTTTGGCTGCAAAATTAGAAAATAGATTTTCACTGCCCTTTGCCAGATATTTATTGCACCAGCCCTTGAGTGGATTTAAGGGAGTTGCTACAGATATTGAGATTTACACTAATGAGTTAAATAAAGTTAAAAAAGAACTTAATAATATTATTTCAAAAGAAACGGGTCAAAAAATTTCTAAAATAGAAAAGGATACTGATAGAGATTTTTGGTTGGATAGTAGTGCTGCAAAAAAGTATGGGCTTGTATTTGAAGTTGTTGAGACAAAGTATCAACTTGAAGAGTTTATTTCCGCTTAG
- a CDS encoding undecaprenyl phosphate translocase family protein — translation MLNIYIKGILLGIANIIPGVSGGTLALILKIYYKIINSISEILKLTEIKKNLMFLTILATGMLTSILLTAKIFKTYAFDNGIIEALLIVFFIGLAFGNILTLKTEISIKEINSNTKILNNLLFFIGMSIIVLFLILKESNIQLQSTIPKDKNSIKYYLLLISSGTISGASMILPGISGSAMLLLLGFYKEIILIVSEFNIILITIFAAAATMGIITSILIIKKIIDKHLNNFIYLSKGLIFGSILQMILIVLKLNFKIGFTSFTSLGTSFILGIFINKKLAEKYK, via the coding sequence ATGCTTAATATTTATATCAAGGGAATTTTACTTGGAATTGCAAACATAATCCCAGGGGTTTCTGGGGGAACGCTGGCTTTAATATTAAAAATTTATTACAAAATAATAAACTCCATCTCAGAAATCTTAAAGCTCACAGAAATTAAAAAAAATTTAATGTTTTTAACTATTTTGGCAACAGGAATGTTAACCTCAATATTATTAACTGCAAAAATATTTAAAACTTATGCTTTTGACAATGGAATAATAGAAGCACTGCTAATAGTATTTTTCATAGGATTAGCATTTGGAAATATACTAACACTAAAAACAGAAATATCTATAAAAGAAATAAATAGTAATACAAAAATATTAAATAATTTATTGTTTTTCATTGGTATGAGCATTATTGTACTCTTCTTAATACTCAAAGAATCTAATATACAATTGCAAAGTACAATACCTAAAGACAAAAACTCAATAAAATATTACTTATTATTGATATCCTCTGGAACAATAAGCGGAGCATCAATGATCTTACCGGGAATCTCAGGATCTGCAATGCTTTTACTGCTTGGCTTTTATAAAGAAATAATACTTATTGTGTCTGAATTTAACATTATTCTTATTACAATATTTGCAGCTGCTGCAACAATGGGAATAATTACATCAATATTAATAATAAAGAAAATAATAGATAAGCACTTAAATAATTTTATTTATTTATCAAAAGGCTTAATTTTTGGATCAATTCTACAAATGATATTAATTGTATTAAAATTGAACTTTAAAATCGGCTTTACATCTTTTACATCTCTGGGAACATCATTCATACTGGGAATCTTTATAAACAAAAAATTGGCTGAGAAATATAAATAA
- a CDS encoding nucleoside triphosphate pyrophosphohydrolase family protein, with protein sequence MELNEYQEKAKKTAKYKNKKEELILTTLGLAGETGEVVEKIKKLGRDKNYIIDDEYLISIKKELGDVLWYLSSLSNNLGITLEDVALTNLKKIQKRHENGTINGEGDDR encoded by the coding sequence ATGGAGCTAAACGAATACCAAGAAAAAGCAAAAAAAACTGCTAAATACAAAAATAAAAAAGAAGAATTAATTTTAACAACACTTGGTCTTGCTGGTGAAACTGGAGAAGTTGTTGAAAAAATAAAAAAATTGGGAAGAGATAAAAATTACATTATTGATGATGAGTATTTAATATCAATTAAAAAAGAGCTTGGGGACGTATTATGGTACTTGTCAAGTTTAAGCAATAATTTAGGCATTACGCTTGAAGATGTTGCCCTCACAAACCTAAAAAAAATACAAAAACGACATGAAAATGGAACAATAAATGGCGAAGGCGATGACAGATAA
- a CDS encoding LysM peptidoglycan-binding domain-containing M23 family metallopeptidase: MSKIFLLFNAGFFFLKIIYVFSYPEIKNFSRQDPVFSDLKIKVLKYNKKQHIPLFFYSYKVKKGDTFFKIANKINGWQSGIATINLLDSPAVSVGQEILIPSKKGVFVFDSKDYRFNNLLLATRDLAKAEKVKIKRNDRVYEFYFFDFVKNPDFGLFSGTELLFFLNANFIFPLKKFIVSSDFGFRNDPFTGNKSFHTGIDLAAPMNAEVYSSSSGIVIEAGYNDLYGNFVVVGHKNNIKSLYGHLNLYSVKIGDFVKSGEFLGXVGQTGRATGPHLHFEILKKNIPINPLKFLK, from the coding sequence ATGAGTAAAATTTTTTTATTATTTAATGCAGGTTTCTTTTTTTTAAAAATAATTTATGTTTTTTCTTATCCAGAAATAAAAAATTTCTCAAGGCAAGATCCTGTTTTTTCTGATCTTAAAATTAAAGTTTTAAAATATAACAAAAAACAACATATTCCTCTGTTTTTTTACTCATATAAAGTTAAAAAAGGGGATACTTTTTTTAAAATTGCCAATAAAATAAATGGATGGCAGTCCGGCATTGCTACTATTAATTTATTAGATTCTCCTGCTGTGAGTGTTGGGCAAGAGATTCTTATTCCCAGTAAAAAAGGAGTTTTTGTTTTTGATAGTAAAGATTATAGATTTAATAATTTGCTTTTAGCAACAAGGGATCTTGCTAAAGCTGAAAAGGTAAAAATTAAAAGGAACGACAGAGTTTATGAATTTTATTTTTTTGATTTTGTTAAGAATCCAGATTTTGGACTTTTTTCAGGCACAGAATTGCTTTTTTTCTTAAATGCCAATTTTATTTTTCCTTTAAAAAAATTTATTGTTAGTTCTGATTTTGGATTTAGAAATGACCCTTTCACTGGCAACAAAAGTTTCCATACAGGAATAGATCTTGCAGCTCCAATGAATGCTGAAGTGTATTCTTCTTCTTCTGGAATAGTTATTGAAGCTGGATACAATGATCTTTATGGGAATTTTGTTGTGGTTGGTCACAAAAATAATATTAAATCTCTTTATGGGCATTTAAATTTATATTCTGTAAAGATAGGTGATTTTGTTAAATCGGGAGAATTTCTTGGAANGGTTGGGCAAACGGGTCGCGCAACTGGTCCTCATTTGCACTTTGAAATATTAAAAAAAAATATTCCTATTAACCCTTTAAAGTTTTTAAAGTAA